Proteins encoded within one genomic window of Xiphophorus maculatus strain JP 163 A chromosome 11, X_maculatus-5.0-male, whole genome shotgun sequence:
- the snrnp27 gene encoding U4/U6.U5 small nuclear ribonucleoprotein 27 kDa protein: MGRSRSRTPPRRERRRSRSTSREHERRRRDRDRSRSRDRDRERRRSRSRSPHRRRSRTPPRRHRSSSLSPGRQKDERKEAKDKPGKSIQISAEDMQGKTEEEIEMMKTMGFGSFDTTKGKKTDGSVNAYAVNVTMKRKYRQYMNRKGGFNRPLDFIA; encoded by the exons ATGGGTCGAAGCAGGAGTCGAACACCCCCGAGGCGAG AGAGAAGACGATCCCGCTCGACCTCACGAGAACACGAGCGACGCCGACGGGACAGGGACCGCTCTCGCTCGAGGGACCGGGACCGAGAGCGCCGCAGATCTCGCTCACGCTCGCCGCACAGAAGACGGTCCAG GACTCCTCCCAGACGCCATcgctcctcctccctctctcctgGGCGGCAGAAGGACGAGCGGAAAGAGGCGAAAGACAAACCTGGGAAGTCCATTCAGATCTCAG CTGAGGATATGCAAGGCAAAACAGAGGAGGAAATCGAGATGATGAAAACGATGGGGTTCGGTTCCTTTGACACAACCAAG gGTAAGAAAACGGATGGATCGGTTAATGCATATGCAGTCAATGTTACCATGAAGAGGAAATACAG GCAGTACATGAACAGGAAGGGAGGCTTCAACAGGCCGCTGGACTTCATCGCTTAA
- the LOC102232544 gene encoding zinc finger protein 703, which yields MRDLPAGSDALLRSQSSPERNGDPRRRAAESASAPTPTSLPSPADPSRQNKRLPVRIVKMLTAHSGHLLHPEYLQPLTSAPVSIELDAKKSPLALLAQTCSQIGKPDPPSSSKLASLSSGSLGDKESSGRSSKPGEQHQSLDDKSSFKPYSKSSSDCRKDVLVTKGASDKAASRVPNGSSSGGNASCPPFPSHSRSPNSSSSPLPHRQSHSPSMQPPSHSQTPHTDSKPEQASSDNSSNVAGKKDSDVTKPGVDGAHLANSSQVRASANSSNASSASSPRPESKTDPQASSQPTLGSGHIAPVSPFKPGHSVFPLPPATMGYHGSIVGAYASYPSQFVPSLDPTKSSLGLGLQGKHPSSSPLTGASPPSLMQGLCRDPYCLSYPNAPHLGGSNCSTCVHDPSSLKSGFPLVYPSHHLHSLHSGSLSSSSTPSLSHPIYTYGFMVPNEPLPHACNWVSVSGPCDKRFATSEELLAHLRTHTSLPGMVDSKLLSAYPSSVSSTASCHLHLPPPSSPGALPSSFSLRGSPGLSLARYHPYGKSHLPGAPGLPMPTLPSSPAYYSPYALYSQRLGSASALGYQ from the exons ATGAGAGATCTCCCCGCTGGATCTGACGCGCTTTTACGCAGCCAGTCGTCCCCGGAGCGCAACGGCGATCCACGCCGGAGAGCAGCAGAGAGCGCGTCCGCTCCCACGCCCACGTCTCTTCCGTCTCCCGCGGACCCGTCGCGCCAGAATAAGAGGCTTCCCGTCCGGATCGTGAAGATGTTGACGGCTCACAGCGGCCACCTGCTGCACCCGGAGTATCTCCAGCCCCTCACTTCTGCGCCGGTTAGCATTGAA CTGGATGCCAAGAAGAGTCCTTTGGCTCTGCTGGCCCAGACCTGCTCTCAAATTGGCAAACCCgaccctccctcctcctccaagCTGGCCTCCCTCTCCTCCGGCTCTCTAGGAGACAAGGAGTCGTCCGGTAGGTCGTCCAAGCCTGGAGAGCAGCACCAGTCCCTGGATGACAAGTCCAGCTTCAAGCCTTACTCCAAGTCATCAAGCGACTGTCGTAAGGATGTCTTGGTGACGAAGGGAGCGTCGGATAAAGCAGCTTCAAGGGTGCCAAATGGAAGTTCCAGTGGAGGAAATGCATCTTGTCCGCCTTTCCCCTCCCATTCCAGGTCACCGAACTCCAGCTCCTCTCCGTTGCCCCACAGACAGAGCCATTCCCCTTCCATGCAGCCCCCGTCACACTCCCAGACGCCCCACACGGACAGCAAACCCGAGCAGGCGAGCTCGGATAATAGCAGCAACGTTGCTGGCAAAAAAGACTCTGATGTTACAAAACCAGGCGTGGATGGGGCTCACTTAGCCAACTCCAGCCAAGTGAGGGCGAGTGCTAACTCCAGCAACGCCAGCTCGGCCAGCAGCCCACGGCCAGAGAGCAAGACGGACCCTCAGGCCTCTTCGCAGCCTACTCTCGGCTCTGGACACATCGCGCCGGTCTCTCCATTCAAACCGGGGCATTCTGTCTTCCCTTTGCCCCCGGCTACGATGGGATACCATGGTTCCATAGTGGGGGCCTACGCCAGCTATCCCTCACAGTTTGTTCCCAGCTTGGATCCCACCAAGTCCAGTTTGGGCTTAGGACTTCAAGGAAAGCACCCCAGCTCCAGTCCGCTAACCGGAGCATCCCCTCCCTCTCTGATGCAGGGTTTGTGTCGGGACCCTTACTGTTTGAGTTACCCCAACGCCCCCCACCTGGGGGGCAGCAACTGCTCCACATGCGTCCATGATCCTTCAAGCCTCAAGTCTGGCTTTCCCCTGGTCTACCCTTCACACCACCTCCACTCCTTACACTCTGGCTCCTTGTCGTCCAGCAGCACACCCTCCCTCTCCCACCCTATTTATACTTATGGTTTCATGGTCCCAAATGAACCCCTACCCCACGCCTGCAACTGGGTTTCTGTTAGCGGCCCCTGTGACAAGCGTTTTGCCACGTCAGAGGAGCTACTGGCCCACTTGCGTACCCATACATCCCTTCCTGGAATGGTAGACAGTAAGCTGTTGTCGGCCTATCCCTCATCTGTTTCCTCCACAGCCTCATGTCACCTTCACTTGCCCCCTCCCAGCAGCCCGGGAGCCCTGCCCAGCTCCTTCTCCCTACGAGGCTCTCCCGGATTAAGCCTGGCACGCTACCACCCCTACGGCAAATCCCACTTGCCGGGCGCCCCAGGACTTCCGATGCCAACTCTTCCCTCTTCCCCGGCCTACTACTCCCCGTACGCCCTCTACAGCCAGAGACTCGGCTCTGCCTCGGCGCTGGGGTATCAGTGA